A stretch of the Ensifer sp. PDNC004 genome encodes the following:
- a CDS encoding ABC transporter ATP-binding protein — translation MTGLLLKDIRKSYGAVDVIHGINLDIKQGEFIVFVGPSGCGKSTLLRMIAGLEEITGGDMFIDGERVNTVPPSKRGIAMVFQSYALYPHMTVYDNMAFGMRIAKESKEEIDRRVRNAADILQLTKYLDRLPKALSGGQRQRVAIGRAICRDPKVFLFDEPLSNLDAALRVATRIEIAKLSEQMADTTMIYVTHDQVEAMTLADRIVVLSQGHIEQVGAPLELYERPANLFVARFIGSPAMNIIPSTVTATGAQTTVKLTGGKSVTLDIPTDSSQNGKTASFGVRPEDLQVSTSDNFLFEGTISIVEALGEVTLLYIEGLVDKEPIIAKIPGILPVQRGDKVRFTADKAKLHLFDADGRTYRR, via the coding sequence ATGACGGGTCTGCTGCTTAAAGATATCCGCAAGTCCTACGGCGCGGTCGATGTCATTCACGGCATCAATCTCGACATCAAGCAGGGCGAGTTCATCGTCTTCGTCGGCCCGTCTGGCTGCGGAAAGTCGACGCTTCTGCGCATGATCGCGGGTCTCGAGGAGATCACCGGCGGCGACATGTTCATCGACGGCGAACGGGTCAACACCGTGCCGCCGTCGAAGCGCGGCATCGCCATGGTGTTCCAGTCCTATGCGCTCTATCCGCACATGACCGTCTACGACAACATGGCCTTCGGCATGCGTATCGCCAAGGAAAGCAAGGAGGAGATCGACCGTCGCGTGCGCAACGCCGCCGATATCCTGCAGCTGACCAAATATCTCGACCGCCTGCCGAAGGCGCTCTCCGGCGGCCAGAGACAGCGTGTTGCCATCGGCCGCGCGATCTGCCGCGACCCCAAGGTATTCCTGTTCGACGAGCCGCTGTCGAACCTGGATGCGGCTTTGCGTGTCGCCACCCGCATCGAGATCGCCAAGCTCAGTGAGCAGATGGCGGACACGACGATGATCTACGTCACCCACGACCAGGTGGAGGCAATGACGCTCGCCGACCGCATCGTGGTGTTGTCGCAGGGCCACATCGAACAGGTGGGCGCGCCACTCGAACTCTATGAGCGTCCGGCCAATCTTTTCGTCGCCCGCTTCATCGGCTCGCCGGCGATGAACATCATCCCATCGACGGTGACCGCGACCGGCGCGCAGACGACGGTGAAGCTGACCGGCGGCAAGAGCGTGACGCTCGATATCCCGACCGACTCGTCGCAGAACGGCAAGACTGCGAGTTTCGGCGTTCGCCCCGAAGACCTTCAGGTCAGTACCAGCGACAACTTCCTGTTCGAAGGCACGATCTCGATCGTTGAAGCGCTCGGCGAAGTGACGCTGCTCTACATCGAAGGCCTCGTCGACAAGGAGCCGATCATCGCCAAGATCCCCGGCATCCTGCCGGTTCAGCGCGGCGACAAGGTGCGCTTCACAGCCGACAAGGCCAAGCTGCACCTTTTCGACGCCGACGGTCGCACCTATCGCCGCTGA
- a CDS encoding FAD-binding oxidoreductase — protein sequence MSWQSPISPGYSWYEATVPDRPDYPPMPGSRKANVAIVGGGYTGLQAAYNLARQGVDVTLIDACRFGDGASGRNGGQFGTGQRAWADETEESLGHERAQALFDMAENAKRYVLDFANAHEIDIEFVPGQLSVGHKQSLQKDYRDHAEAMATRFGYPHLTFMEREETASRLGSDHYHFGIRDAGTGHIHPMKLLVGLAKQAALAGANLFEQTKALKIDRQGGAIVITTDRGTITADRVLVACNAYIGNLEPVSASHVMPIRSFIGATTVLSDHPDVIPGGESVDDSRFVVRYFRKSRDGRLLFGGREAYTADNPRDISTHIRRQISEIYPQLANVEITHAWGGSVGITMPRTPFCREVMPGVTSIGGYSGHGVMLSNYCGKLYADLVLGKDTELDLLKALKIPAFPGGTRFRSALLFFALSWYALRDRF from the coding sequence ATGTCCTGGCAAAGCCCGATCTCGCCCGGTTACTCCTGGTATGAGGCGACTGTTCCGGACCGACCGGACTATCCGCCCATGCCGGGATCGCGGAAAGCCAATGTCGCGATCGTTGGCGGCGGCTATACGGGACTTCAGGCGGCTTACAACCTTGCCAGGCAAGGCGTCGACGTCACCCTGATCGACGCCTGCCGCTTCGGCGACGGTGCCTCTGGCCGCAATGGCGGCCAGTTCGGCACAGGTCAGCGCGCCTGGGCGGACGAGACGGAAGAGAGCCTCGGCCACGAACGGGCGCAGGCGCTGTTCGACATGGCCGAGAACGCCAAGCGATATGTGCTCGACTTTGCGAACGCGCACGAGATCGACATCGAATTCGTTCCCGGCCAACTCTCGGTCGGGCACAAGCAAAGCCTCCAAAAAGACTATCGCGACCATGCCGAGGCGATGGCGACACGCTTCGGCTATCCGCACCTGACCTTCATGGAGCGCGAGGAAACCGCAAGCCGGCTCGGATCCGACCACTACCACTTCGGCATTCGCGATGCCGGCACCGGCCACATCCACCCGATGAAGCTGCTGGTCGGCCTTGCGAAACAGGCAGCGCTTGCCGGTGCCAACCTCTTCGAGCAGACCAAGGCCCTGAAGATCGATCGCCAGGGCGGCGCGATCGTCATCACCACCGACCGCGGCACGATCACCGCCGACCGTGTGCTCGTCGCCTGCAATGCCTATATCGGCAACCTGGAGCCGGTGAGCGCCAGCCATGTCATGCCGATCCGTTCCTTCATCGGCGCAACGACAGTGCTTTCGGACCACCCTGACGTCATTCCCGGTGGAGAGTCGGTCGACGATTCGCGCTTCGTCGTGCGCTACTTCCGCAAGTCGCGGGATGGACGGCTGCTGTTCGGCGGCCGCGAAGCCTATACCGCCGACAATCCGCGCGACATCTCCACCCATATCCGCCGGCAGATCAGCGAGATCTATCCGCAGCTCGCCAATGTCGAGATCACCCATGCCTGGGGCGGCTCCGTCGGCATCACCATGCCACGCACGCCCTTCTGTCGCGAGGTCATGCCCGGCGTCACCTCGATCGGCGGCTATTCCGGCCACGGTGTGATGCTCTCCAACTATTGCGGCAAGCTCTATGCGGATCTCGTGCTCGGCAAGGACACCGAGCTCGACCTCTTGAAGGCGCTGAAAATCCCTGCTTTTCCGGGCGGAACCCGGTTCCGCTCCGCCCTTCTCTTCTTCGCGCTTAGCTGGTACGCATTACGCGACAGGTTCTGA
- a CDS encoding NAD(P)/FAD-dependent oxidoreductase — MAEKTDVVIIGAGAAGMMCAIEAGKRGRRVAVLDHAKAPGEKIRISGGGRCNFTNIQAGPKNFLSANPHFAKSALARYTPRDFLAFVEKHGIAWHEKTLGQLFCDHSAKDIIKMLLSEMRDVHADLRLETTIESVERHGAGFRVMTGEGPIDAQSLVVASGGKSIPKMGATGLAYRIAEQFGLRLIETRPGLVPLTLDPAQLEAIGDLAGVAADAEARSGKTAFREAVLITHRGLSGPAILQISSYWREGQEIVLRLMPDIDIAAILKEIRRTHGKQAVQTALGDILPRRLAQFFADGAKLTGRQLADLSDKTINQLATSIQAWTIKPAGSEGYRTAEVTLGGVDTNGLDSKTMQAKAVPGLYFIGECVDVTGWLGGYNFQWAWASGFAAGQDA, encoded by the coding sequence GTGGCTGAAAAGACAGATGTGGTGATCATTGGCGCCGGTGCCGCCGGCATGATGTGCGCCATCGAGGCGGGCAAGCGCGGCCGCCGCGTGGCCGTGCTCGACCATGCCAAGGCGCCGGGTGAAAAGATCCGCATCTCCGGCGGTGGCCGCTGCAACTTCACCAATATCCAAGCGGGGCCGAAGAACTTTCTGTCCGCCAATCCGCATTTCGCAAAGTCGGCGCTGGCACGCTACACGCCGCGCGATTTCCTCGCTTTTGTCGAAAAGCATGGCATCGCCTGGCACGAAAAGACTCTCGGCCAACTCTTCTGCGACCATTCGGCGAAAGACATCATCAAGATGCTGCTGTCCGAAATGCGCGACGTGCATGCCGATCTTCGCCTCGAAACGACGATCGAGAGCGTTGAGCGCCACGGCGCCGGATTTCGCGTGATGACGGGCGAGGGACCGATCGATGCACAGTCACTGGTTGTTGCCAGCGGCGGCAAGTCGATCCCGAAGATGGGGGCCACCGGGCTTGCCTACCGGATCGCCGAGCAGTTCGGCCTCCGGCTCATCGAAACGCGTCCCGGTCTCGTGCCGCTGACGCTCGATCCGGCGCAGCTCGAAGCGATCGGGGACCTGGCCGGCGTCGCCGCCGATGCGGAAGCGCGGTCCGGCAAGACGGCGTTTCGCGAGGCGGTGCTGATCACCCATCGCGGCCTGAGCGGTCCGGCCATCCTGCAGATTTCCTCCTATTGGCGCGAGGGGCAGGAGATCGTACTCAGGTTGATGCCCGACATCGACATCGCCGCGATCCTGAAAGAAATCCGCCGCACCCACGGTAAGCAGGCGGTGCAGACGGCACTCGGCGATATCCTGCCGCGGCGGCTGGCACAGTTTTTCGCCGACGGCGCAAAGCTGACCGGGCGCCAGCTTGCCGACCTCTCGGACAAGACCATCAATCAGCTTGCCACCTCGATCCAGGCCTGGACCATCAAGCCAGCCGGTTCGGAAGGCTACCGCACTGCAGAAGTCACGCTTGGCGGCGTCGATACCAACGGGCTCGACTCCAAGACGATGCAGGCAAAGGCGGTGCCGGGACTCTATTTTATTGGCGAGTGCGTCGACGTGACCGGCTGGCTCGGCGGCTACAATTTCCAATGGGCCTGGGCGTCGG
- the zwf gene encoding glucose-6-phosphate dehydrogenase, with product MSSQIIPVEPFDYVVFGGTGDLAERKLLPALYHRQLEGQITEPTRIIGASRAALSHEDYRKFAVDALKEHLKPEEYKEEEVAKFAARLFYVSVDAKSDQGWDALKKILEEGKERIRAFYLAVGPAIFGDISERIRDHKLITKNTRIVVEKPIGRDLASATELNDTIGKVFREEQIFRIDHYLGKETVQNLMALRFANALYEPLWNSAHIDHVQITVSEAVGLENRAGYYDKAGALRDMVQNHILQLVCFVAMEAPTSMDAEAVRDEKLKVLRALKPITSSNVEQVTVRGQYRAGASAGGPVKGYLEELEGGVSNTETFVAIKAEVSNWRWAGVPFYIRTGKRLAGRMSEIVITFKQIPHSIFDNNAGRISANQLVIRLQPNEGVKQSLMIKDPGPGGMRLRSVSLDMSFAEAFAVRNADAYERLLFDVIRNNQTLFVRRDEVEAAWKWVDPILKAWEETGQQVQGYTAGTWGPSQSIALIERDGRTWNDAI from the coding sequence ATGAGCAGCCAGATCATTCCCGTCGAACCATTTGATTATGTGGTGTTCGGGGGCACCGGCGATCTTGCGGAGCGCAAGCTGTTGCCGGCGCTCTATCACCGGCAACTGGAAGGCCAGATCACTGAGCCGACGCGCATCATCGGCGCCTCGCGCGCGGCACTCAGCCATGAGGATTATCGCAAGTTTGCCGTCGACGCGCTGAAGGAACATCTGAAGCCGGAAGAGTACAAGGAAGAGGAGGTCGCGAAGTTCGCTGCACGCCTGTTCTACGTCTCCGTCGACGCCAAGTCCGACCAGGGTTGGGACGCGCTGAAGAAGATCCTCGAAGAGGGCAAGGAGCGCATTCGCGCCTTCTATCTTGCCGTCGGTCCGGCGATCTTCGGCGACATCTCCGAGCGCATCCGCGACCACAAGCTGATCACCAAGAACACCCGCATCGTCGTCGAAAAGCCGATCGGCCGCGACCTTGCGTCTGCGACCGAACTCAACGACACGATCGGCAAGGTCTTCCGCGAAGAGCAGATCTTCCGTATCGACCATTATCTCGGCAAGGAGACGGTGCAGAACCTGATGGCGCTGCGCTTTGCCAACGCGCTCTATGAGCCGCTGTGGAACTCCGCCCATATCGACCACGTGCAGATCACCGTGTCGGAAGCCGTTGGCCTGGAAAACCGCGCCGGCTACTACGACAAGGCCGGCGCGCTACGCGACATGGTGCAGAACCACATCTTGCAGCTCGTCTGCTTCGTCGCCATGGAAGCGCCGACCTCGATGGACGCAGAAGCGGTGCGCGACGAGAAGCTCAAGGTTCTGCGCGCGCTGAAGCCGATCACGTCTTCGAATGTCGAGCAGGTGACGGTGCGCGGCCAGTACCGCGCCGGCGCTTCGGCTGGCGGCCCGGTCAAGGGGTACCTCGAAGAGCTCGAAGGCGGCGTCTCGAACACCGAAACCTTCGTGGCGATCAAGGCCGAGGTCAGCAACTGGCGGTGGGCCGGAGTGCCCTTCTACATTCGCACCGGCAAGCGCCTTGCCGGCCGCATGTCGGAGATCGTCATAACCTTCAAGCAGATCCCGCACTCGATCTTCGACAACAATGCCGGCCGTATCTCGGCCAACCAGTTGGTCATCCGCCTGCAGCCGAACGAAGGCGTGAAGCAGTCGCTGATGATCAAGGACCCGGGCCCGGGCGGAATGCGCCTGCGCAGCGTCTCGCTCGACATGAGCTTCGCCGAGGCCTTTGCGGTGCGCAATGCGGACGCCTATGAGCGGCTGCTCTTCGACGTCATCCGCAACAACCAGACGCTGTTCGTGCGCCGCGACGAAGTCGAGGCCGCATGGAAGTGGGTCGATCCGATCCTGAAGGCCTGGGAAGAGACCGGACAGCAGGTCCAGGGCTACACGGCCGGCACCTGGGGCCCGAGCCAGTCGATCGCGCTGATCGAGCGTGACGGCCGGACCTGGAACGATGCGATATAG
- a CDS encoding glutamine synthetase family protein, producing the protein MPSKRSAAQQTTKISKTSKIPPALHSLRGVKTWKEATDWLKIRGIEDVECITPDLAGVPRGKMMPTSKFTSNTSLALPSAVYRHTISGEYPDETGQFRYDSRDSDIKLVPDLSTLSVVPWETDPTAQVICDIVGSQGEQISYTPRNVLKRVVDLYKQKGWKPVVAPEIEFYLVATNDDPDYPLHPPKGRSGRSILGGQGYSIAGINEFDELIDDIYHFSEKQGLEIDTLIHEEGPAQLEINLRHGDPIELADQVFLFKRTIREAALKHGIYATFMAKPMQGQPGSAMHIHQSVVETNTGRNLFSNPDGSASKEFFHFIGGMQHYVPRTLVMMAPYVNSFRRLTPDMSAPVNTAWGYDNRTTAFRIPVSEPVARRIENRLPSSDANPYLALAASLACGYLGIIEQRDPTAPTEDTANEGEIDLPRGLLEAVALLESAPSLADVLSPEFIAIYAGVKRGEFETFMQVISPWEREFLLLNV; encoded by the coding sequence ATGCCCTCCAAGAGAAGTGCTGCCCAACAAACAACGAAAATCAGCAAGACTTCGAAAATACCCCCCGCCCTCCACTCCCTCCGCGGTGTGAAGACCTGGAAGGAAGCCACGGACTGGCTCAAGATCCGCGGCATCGAAGACGTCGAATGCATCACGCCCGACCTCGCCGGCGTTCCGCGCGGCAAGATGATGCCGACCTCGAAGTTTACCTCCAACACCTCGCTGGCGCTGCCCTCGGCGGTCTACCGCCACACGATCTCGGGCGAATATCCGGACGAAACCGGCCAGTTCCGCTACGATTCCCGCGACAGCGACATCAAGCTCGTGCCCGATCTTTCGACCCTTTCGGTCGTTCCCTGGGAGACCGACCCGACGGCGCAGGTGATCTGCGACATCGTCGGCTCGCAGGGCGAGCAGATCAGCTACACGCCGCGCAACGTCCTGAAGCGCGTGGTCGATCTCTACAAGCAGAAGGGCTGGAAGCCGGTCGTCGCACCCGAGATCGAATTCTACCTCGTCGCCACCAATGACGATCCCGACTATCCCCTGCATCCGCCGAAAGGCCGCTCCGGTCGCTCGATCCTCGGCGGCCAGGGCTATTCGATCGCCGGCATCAACGAATTCGACGAACTGATCGACGACATCTATCACTTCTCCGAGAAACAGGGTCTCGAGATCGATACGCTGATCCACGAAGAAGGACCGGCGCAGCTCGAAATCAACCTGCGCCATGGCGATCCGATCGAGCTGGCCGACCAGGTCTTCCTGTTCAAGCGGACGATCCGCGAGGCGGCGCTGAAACACGGCATCTACGCCACCTTCATGGCCAAGCCGATGCAGGGCCAGCCGGGCTCGGCGATGCACATTCACCAGTCGGTGGTCGAGACCAACACCGGCCGCAACCTGTTCTCCAACCCGGACGGTTCCGCATCGAAGGAATTCTTCCACTTCATCGGCGGCATGCAGCACTATGTGCCGCGCACGCTGGTGATGATGGCGCCCTATGTGAACTCCTTCCGCCGACTGACGCCCGACATGTCCGCGCCGGTCAACACCGCCTGGGGCTACGACAACCGCACCACCGCCTTCCGCATCCCGGTGTCGGAGCCGGTCGCCCGGCGTATCGAGAACCGGCTGCCGAGTTCGGATGCCAATCCCTATCTGGCGCTCGCGGCCTCGCTCGCCTGCGGCTATCTCGGCATCATAGAACAGCGCGATCCGACGGCGCCGACCGAGGACACGGCGAACGAGGGCGAGATCGACCTGCCCCGCGGCCTGCTCGAAGCCGTTGCGCTGCTGGAATCGGCACCCTCGCTTGCAGATGTGCTCAGCCCCGAGTTCATCGCCATCTATGCCGGCGTCAAGCGTGGCGAGTTCGAGACCTTCATGCAGGTCATCAGTCCCTGGGAGCGCGAATTCCTGCTTCTCAACGTCTGA
- a CDS encoding GFA family protein, with amino-acid sequence MQRPYRLSCHCGDIAVEVDEELTGLVDCNCSTCRRSGFLHWKVDAAKVKLLTEKRRLSSYIWRGLNEGHHFCPTCSTPIMRSGYPNNKISINARCIDGVDVFTLEIERYDGRNDMFPGPLP; translated from the coding sequence ATGCAGCGACCGTATCGGCTTTCCTGCCATTGCGGCGATATCGCCGTCGAAGTCGACGAAGAGCTTACCGGTCTCGTCGACTGCAATTGCTCGACCTGCCGGCGCTCCGGCTTCCTGCATTGGAAGGTGGACGCCGCCAAGGTGAAGCTCTTGACCGAGAAGCGCCGCCTGTCGAGCTACATCTGGCGCGGCCTTAACGAGGGGCACCATTTTTGCCCGACTTGTTCGACGCCGATCATGCGCAGCGGCTACCCGAACAACAAGATCTCGATCAATGCCCGCTGCATCGACGGCGTCGATGTCTTCACGCTGGAGATCGAGCGCTATGACGGGCGCAACGACATGTTCCCCGGGCCGCTGCCCTGA
- the edd gene encoding phosphogluconate dehydratase, which yields MSADSRIASITARIVERSKPHREPYLDRVRRAASSGPHRSVLGCGNLAHGFAVCSPAEKAALAGDRVANLGIITSYNDMLSAHQPFETYPALIRQAAHEAGGVAQVAGGVPAMCDGVTQGQPGMELSLFSRDLIAMAAGVGLSHNMFDSTVYLGVCDKIVPGLVIAALTFGHLPAIFVPAGPMTSGLPNDEKARVRQLFAEGKVGRDELLEAESKSYHGPGTCTFYGTANSNQMLMEIMGFHLPGASFINPGTPLRDALTKEAAKRALAITAMGNEFTPAGEMIDERSIVNGVVGLHATGGSTNHTMHLVAMARAAGIVLTWQDISELSDIVPLLARVYPNGLADVNHFHAAGGMGFLISQLLRAGLLHDDVRTVVGQGLDAYKIDVRLGADGNVERVPTPKESADPKVLATIDQPFQHSGGLKMLTGNLGKAVIKISAVKPDRHIIEAPAKIFHDQAELNAAFKAGKLEGDFVAVVRFQGPKANGMPELHKLTTVLGILQDRGQRVAILTDGRMSGASGKVPAAIHVTPEAKDGGPIARIQEGDIVRIDAVAGTIEVLVEDIALKTRVPAHADLSDNDFGMGRELFAPFRAIAGAADQGASVLFH from the coding sequence ATGTCCGCCGATTCCCGCATTGCCTCGATCACGGCTCGCATCGTCGAGCGCTCGAAACCCCACCGCGAGCCCTATCTCGATCGCGTCCGCCGGGCGGCATCGAGCGGTCCGCATCGCAGCGTGCTCGGCTGCGGCAACCTCGCGCATGGATTTGCCGTCTGTTCCCCCGCCGAGAAGGCGGCGCTTGCGGGCGACCGCGTGGCCAATCTCGGCATCATCACCTCCTACAATGACATGCTGTCGGCGCACCAACCGTTCGAGACTTATCCAGCGCTGATCCGTCAGGCCGCGCACGAGGCAGGCGGCGTCGCGCAGGTTGCCGGCGGCGTGCCCGCGATGTGCGACGGCGTCACCCAGGGGCAGCCGGGCATGGAGCTTTCGCTGTTTTCCCGCGACCTGATCGCGATGGCGGCCGGCGTCGGGCTGTCGCACAACATGTTCGATTCCACCGTCTATCTCGGCGTCTGTGACAAGATCGTGCCGGGCCTCGTGATTGCGGCCCTGACCTTCGGCCACCTGCCGGCGATCTTCGTGCCTGCCGGGCCGATGACCTCGGGCCTGCCGAACGACGAGAAGGCGCGGGTTCGCCAGCTCTTCGCCGAAGGCAAGGTCGGCCGCGACGAACTGCTGGAAGCGGAATCGAAGTCCTACCACGGACCGGGCACCTGCACCTTCTACGGCACCGCCAACTCCAACCAGATGCTGATGGAGATCATGGGCTTCCACCTGCCGGGCGCCTCCTTCATCAATCCGGGCACGCCGCTGCGCGACGCGCTGACCAAGGAAGCCGCCAAGCGGGCGCTGGCGATCACCGCCATGGGCAACGAGTTCACGCCGGCCGGCGAAATGATCGACGAACGCTCGATCGTCAACGGCGTCGTCGGCCTGCATGCGACCGGCGGCTCGACGAACCACACGATGCACCTCGTCGCCATGGCGCGGGCAGCCGGCATCGTGCTGACCTGGCAGGACATCTCCGAGCTCTCGGACATCGTGCCGCTGCTGGCGCGCGTCTATCCGAACGGGCTTGCCGACGTGAACCACTTCCACGCCGCCGGCGGCATGGGCTTCCTGATCAGCCAGCTGCTTCGCGCCGGCCTGCTGCACGACGACGTGCGCACCGTCGTCGGCCAGGGTCTCGACGCCTACAAGATCGACGTACGCCTCGGCGCCGACGGTAATGTCGAGCGCGTGCCGACGCCGAAGGAAAGCGCCGACCCGAAGGTGCTTGCGACCATCGACCAGCCGTTCCAGCACTCGGGTGGCCTCAAGATGCTGACCGGCAATCTCGGCAAGGCCGTCATCAAGATCTCTGCCGTCAAGCCGGATCGCCACATCATCGAGGCGCCTGCCAAGATCTTCCACGACCAGGCCGAACTCAACGCCGCCTTCAAGGCCGGCAAGCTCGAGGGCGACTTCGTCGCCGTCGTGCGCTTCCAGGGCCCGAAGGCCAACGGCATGCCGGAACTGCACAAGCTGACGACTGTGCTCGGCATTCTGCAGGACCGCGGCCAGCGCGTCGCCATCCTGACGGACGGCCGGATGTCCGGCGCCTCCGGCAAGGTGCCGGCGGCAATCCACGTGACGCCGGAGGCCAAGGACGGCGGCCCGATCGCTCGCATCCAGGAAGGCGACATCGTCCGCATCGACGCTGTTGCAGGCACGATCGAGGTGCTGGTCGAGGACATCGCGCTGAAGACGCGGGTGCCGGCGCATGCGGATCTGTCGGACAATGACTTCGGCATGGGCCGCGAGCTCTTCGCACCCTTCCGCGCGATCGCCGGTGCGGCCGATCAGGGCGCCAGCGTGCTCTTCCACTGA
- the pgl gene encoding 6-phosphogluconolactonase, giving the protein MTSKLHTFENGAALAQGLADAVSSTLSAGIAARGSASIAVSGGSTPKAFFQALSKKDIAWDKVTVTLVDERFVPPESDRSNHGLVAANLLQDKAAAATFLPLYQAAPTAEAAADLASRETAKIGAPFDVAILGMGTDGHTASFFPGGSQLARAIDPATPRGVITMEAEGAGETRLTFTFASLQDARLLVLHIEGEGKKTVLAKAEEAGDEKDMPIRAMLRRAASPVQIYWAP; this is encoded by the coding sequence ATGACGTCTAAGCTACATACATTCGAAAACGGCGCAGCACTGGCGCAAGGCCTTGCCGATGCCGTTAGCAGCACTCTTTCTGCCGGTATCGCGGCACGCGGCTCCGCAAGCATCGCCGTCTCCGGCGGCTCCACGCCCAAGGCATTCTTCCAGGCGCTTTCGAAGAAAGACATCGCCTGGGACAAGGTGACGGTGACACTGGTCGACGAACGCTTCGTGCCGCCGGAAAGCGACCGCTCCAACCACGGCCTCGTGGCGGCCAACCTGCTTCAGGACAAGGCCGCTGCAGCAACTTTCCTGCCGCTCTACCAGGCGGCCCCGACAGCGGAGGCCGCGGCTGATCTCGCAAGCCGGGAAACGGCGAAGATCGGTGCACCGTTCGACGTCGCGATCCTCGGCATGGGAACGGACGGGCACACCGCATCGTTCTTCCCGGGCGGATCGCAACTCGCGCGCGCCATCGATCCGGCAACGCCGCGCGGCGTGATCACGATGGAAGCCGAGGGTGCCGGTGAAACCCGCCTGACCTTTACCTTTGCCAGCCTCCAGGATGCACGGCTTCTGGTGCTGCACATCGAAGGCGAAGGCAAGAAGACGGTTCTCGCCAAGGCCGAAGAAGCCGGTGACGAAAAGGACATGCCGATCCGCGCGATGCTGCGCCGCGCCGCGTCGCCGGTGCAGATCTACTGGGCGCCGTAG